A region of the Gemmatimonadota bacterium genome:
CGGCGCTGGCCGTCGCCTACCACCTCCAGATCAGCACCGCGCTGGCGGCGGCGGCCATCGGCCTGGCGGCGCTCCCGGTCGCGATCTACACGCTGCGCGCGAAGCTGCCCACCGCGCCCCGCTGGACGTGGGCGCTCGCCGCCCTGGTGGTCGTTGCGTTGGCCTCGTGGGTCTGGCTCGGCGGCCTCGGCGAGCGCTTCGCGCGCGCGTACAGCGCGCCCAGCGCGGTGGTGGTGGGACGCGACCCGAGCCCCCGCTTCTACTACGACTACTTCGCGCGTCTCTACGGCGGCGCCTGGTCGCTGCTGCCGCTGCTCGCGGCGCTGGCCTTGATCCGCCGCCCGCGCTTCGCGGCGTACCTGGCGGTCATGGCGGGCGCGGCCCTTCTGGCCGTCTCCTTCTCGGCCTGGCGCCACGAACGCTACGTCTACTTCGCCTTGCCCGCGGCGTACGCCCTCGCGGCCATCGGCGCGTCGACCCTGATCGGGTGGACCCACGGCGCCCTGGCTGCGCTCCTCGAGCGAGGAAAGGCGACGCGCGAGCGGCGTTCGTTGGCGCTCGGCCTGACGGTCGTGGCGGTGCTCGGCTGGGCCGCGTTTGCCGCCCCTAGCGTGGACGCCGTCTCCTACACCTACCGCATGCTCACCGTCGACGACGGCGAGTGGTGGCTCGGTGGGCACTACCGGGGCGAGGCGGACTGGGAGCTGGCCGCCGACAGTGGTCTGGCCGAGGAGGCGGAGAGGGCCGCGGTGATCGTCGCAACGAGCCCGCACAAGGCGACATACGCGCTCGGCGGATTGGATTTCGTGTTGCTCGGACGCGCCGTCGACCGGCGAGGTGGCCTCGCCGCCGAGCCCACGCGCGACCGACAGTGGAATCGCCCCGAGGTGGCCTCCGCCGCCGCCGTGCAGGCGATCATGGCGTGCAACCCCAGCGGGATGATCGTCGCGGAACGCCGCGAGTGGCGCCGCCCGGAGG
Encoded here:
- a CDS encoding glycosyltransferase family 39 protein; translation: MGHTKSHLPAVERLRGGAWIGGAVVVVAALAVRLVGLDHTPHMDELYHFMAGGSLLEDGSLRLSPDGGEYTRARLFTWLVAGSMRVFGEGLAQARLPSVLAGALLAGAVFVAVRSYADPLAAWIAAALVALAPTDLYLSQSARFYTVHALMVWTAAVAVFALASRPERWDRRAAAYAVGAVTALAVAYHLQISTALAAAAIGLAALPVAIYTLRAKLPTAPRWTWALAALVVVALASWVWLGGLGERFARAYSAPSAVVVGRDPSPRFYYDYFARLYGGAWSLLPLLAALALIRRPRFAAYLAVMAGAALLAVSFSAWRHERYVYFALPAAYALAAIGASTLIGWTHGALAALLERGKATRERRSLALGLTVVAVLGWAAFAAPSVDAVSYTYRMLTVDDGEWWLGGHYRGEADWELAADSGLAEEAERAAVIVATSPHKATYALGGLDFVLLGRAVDRRGGLAAEPTRDRQWNRPEVASAAAVQAIMACNPSGMIVAERREWRRPEGVSDAAADLIEATARSIALSPATRMVAYAWDAPARGATPPAGWACTADGGIARR